The Kluyvera intermedia genome window below encodes:
- a CDS encoding 6-phospho-beta-glucosidase produces MTGFKAGFLWGGAVAAHQLEGGWQEGGKGASVADVMTAGAHGVPREITNGVLPGKNYPNHEAIDFYHRYKDDLKLFAEMGYKCFRTSIAWTRIFPNGDELTPNEAGLQFYDDLFDECLKLGIEPVITLSHFEMPYHLVTEYGGWRNRKLIEFFVRFAEVVFTRYQHKVKYWMTFNEINNQANFHEDFAPFTNSGLKYAPGEDREPVMYQAAHYELVASALAVKIGHEINPQLQIGCMIAMCPIYPLSCAPNDMMMAMNAMHRRYWFTDVHVRGKYPQHLLNYFERRGFELDITEEDRQALAEGCVDYIGFSYYMSFATKATADNPQLDYDETTSLVSNPYVQKSDWGWQIDPVGLRYSLNWFYDHYQLPLFIVENGFGAIDVQESDGTVNDQYRIDYLAAHIAEMKKAVVEDGVDLMGYTPWGCIDLVSAGTGEMKKRYGFIYVDKDNEGNGTLARSRKKSFAWYQKVIATNGSEL; encoded by the coding sequence ATGACTGGATTTAAAGCTGGATTTCTCTGGGGCGGCGCGGTTGCAGCGCATCAACTCGAAGGCGGTTGGCAGGAAGGCGGAAAGGGCGCAAGCGTGGCGGATGTGATGACCGCTGGCGCACATGGCGTTCCGCGTGAAATCACCAACGGCGTGTTGCCAGGGAAAAACTACCCAAATCACGAAGCTATCGATTTTTACCATCGTTACAAAGACGACCTGAAACTGTTCGCTGAGATGGGCTATAAATGTTTCCGTACCTCAATTGCCTGGACGCGTATTTTCCCTAACGGCGACGAACTGACCCCGAATGAAGCCGGGCTACAGTTCTATGACGATCTGTTTGACGAGTGTCTGAAGCTCGGTATCGAGCCGGTGATTACGTTATCTCACTTCGAGATGCCTTATCACCTGGTCACCGAATATGGCGGTTGGCGCAACCGTAAGTTGATTGAGTTCTTCGTTCGCTTCGCGGAAGTGGTGTTCACCCGCTATCAGCACAAAGTGAAGTACTGGATGACGTTTAACGAAATTAACAACCAGGCTAACTTCCACGAAGACTTTGCGCCGTTTACTAACTCCGGGCTTAAGTACGCGCCGGGTGAAGACCGTGAGCCGGTGATGTACCAGGCTGCGCACTACGAACTGGTCGCGAGTGCCCTGGCAGTGAAAATTGGGCATGAAATCAACCCACAACTGCAAATTGGCTGCATGATCGCCATGTGTCCGATTTATCCTCTGAGCTGTGCACCAAACGATATGATGATGGCGATGAATGCGATGCACCGCCGCTACTGGTTTACGGATGTTCATGTGCGTGGCAAATACCCGCAGCATCTGCTGAACTACTTCGAACGTCGTGGATTCGAGCTCGATATCACTGAAGAAGATCGTCAGGCGCTGGCTGAGGGCTGTGTCGACTATATCGGTTTTAGCTACTACATGTCGTTTGCCACCAAAGCCACTGCGGACAATCCTCAGCTTGATTACGATGAAACCACCAGCCTTGTTTCCAACCCGTATGTCCAAAAATCCGATTGGGGCTGGCAGATTGACCCGGTTGGCCTGCGATACTCGCTAAACTGGTTCTATGACCACTATCAGTTACCGCTATTTATTGTCGAAAACGGTTTTGGCGCGATTGATGTGCAGGAGAGCGACGGTACGGTGAACGATCAGTATCGTATCGACTATCTTGCGGCACACATTGCTGAAATGAAAAAAGCGGTAGTAGAAGACGGTGTTGATCTGATGGGCTACACCCCGTGGGGCTGTATCGACCTGGTTTCTGCCGGTACCGGTGAAATGAAAAAACGTTACGGCTTTATTTATGTTGATAAAGATAACGAAGGTAACGGTACGCTTGCCCGCAGCCGCAAAAAATCTTTTGCCTGGTATCAAAAGGTGATTGCGACCAATGGAAGTGAGTTATAA
- the upp gene encoding uracil phosphoribosyltransferase → MKIVEVKHPLVKHKLGLMRENDISTKRFRELASEVGSLLTYEATAGLETEKVTIEGWNGPVEIDQIKGKKITVVPILRAGLGMMDGVLENVPSARISVVGMYRDEETFEPVPYFQKLVSNIDERMALIVDPMLATGGSVIATIDLLKKAGCTSIKVLVLVAAPEGIAALEKAHPDIELYTASIDQGLNEHGYIIPGLGDAGDKIFGTK, encoded by the coding sequence ATGAAGATTGTGGAAGTTAAACACCCACTCGTCAAACACAAGCTGGGCCTGATGCGCGAGAACGACATCAGCACCAAACGCTTCCGTGAACTCGCCTCCGAAGTGGGCAGCTTGCTGACTTATGAAGCCACCGCCGGTCTGGAAACCGAAAAAGTGACTATCGAAGGCTGGAACGGCCCGGTAGAAATCGACCAGATCAAAGGCAAGAAAATTACCGTTGTGCCAATCCTGCGTGCGGGCCTGGGCATGATGGACGGCGTACTGGAAAACGTGCCAAGTGCACGTATCAGCGTCGTGGGTATGTACCGTGACGAAGAGACGTTTGAGCCGGTACCGTACTTCCAGAAACTGGTTTCCAACATTGATGAGCGCATGGCGCTGATCGTTGACCCGATGCTGGCCACCGGTGGTTCCGTTATCGCGACCATCGACCTGCTGAAAAAAGCGGGCTGCACCAGCATTAAGGTGCTGGTTCTGGTAGCGGCACCGGAAGGTATCGCGGCGCTGGAAAAAGCGCACCCGGACATTGAGCTGTACACGGCGTCAATTGACCAGGGCCTCAACGAGCACGGATACATTATTCCGGGCCTCGGCGATGCCGGCGATAAGATTTTTGGTACCAAGTAA
- the uraA gene encoding uracil permease — protein sequence MTRRAIGVSERPPLLQTIPLSLQHLFAMFGATVLVPVLFHINPATVLLFNGLGTLLYLFICKGKIPAYLGSSFAFISPVLLLLPLGYEVALGGFIMCGVLFCIVSFIVKKAGTGWLDVMFPPAAMGAIVAVIGLELAGVAANMAGLLPPDGQSADTKTIIISLVTLGVTVFGSVLFRGFLAIIPILIGVLVGYALSFVMGVVDTSPIAEAHWFALPTFYTPRFEWFAIFTILPAALVVIAEHVGHLVVTANIVKKDLIRDPGLHRSMFANGLSTIISGFFGSTPNTTYGENIGVMAITRVYSTWVIGGAAIIAILLSCVGKLAAAIQIIPLPVMGGVSLLLYGVIGASGIRVLIESKVDYSKAQNLILTSVILIIGVSGAKVHIGAAELKGMALATIVGICLSLVFKLISVLRPEEDVLDAEESDQTSH from the coding sequence ATGACGCGCCGTGCCATTGGGGTCAGTGAAAGACCGCCACTTTTACAGACTATCCCGCTTAGCTTGCAGCATTTATTCGCCATGTTTGGCGCAACCGTGCTGGTACCGGTTCTGTTCCATATTAACCCGGCTACCGTGCTGTTGTTTAATGGCCTCGGAACGCTGCTGTACCTCTTTATCTGTAAAGGTAAAATCCCGGCTTATCTGGGTTCCAGCTTTGCGTTTATCTCTCCGGTGCTGCTGCTGTTACCGTTGGGATACGAAGTGGCGCTGGGCGGCTTTATTATGTGTGGCGTGCTGTTCTGTATCGTCTCTTTTATCGTGAAGAAAGCGGGTACCGGCTGGCTTGACGTGATGTTTCCACCGGCGGCAATGGGCGCTATCGTTGCCGTGATTGGTCTGGAGCTGGCGGGTGTTGCGGCGAATATGGCCGGTCTGCTGCCACCTGATGGTCAGTCTGCGGATACAAAGACCATCATCATTTCGCTGGTCACGCTGGGCGTTACCGTCTTCGGTTCCGTGCTGTTCCGCGGCTTCCTGGCAATTATCCCCATCCTTATCGGTGTACTGGTCGGCTATGCGCTCTCCTTCGTGATGGGCGTGGTTGATACTTCACCCATTGCCGAGGCGCACTGGTTTGCGCTGCCAACTTTCTACACGCCGCGTTTTGAATGGTTTGCTATCTTCACCATTCTGCCAGCGGCGCTGGTGGTTATTGCCGAGCACGTCGGTCACCTGGTGGTGACGGCAAACATTGTGAAGAAGGATTTGATTCGTGATCCAGGTCTGCATCGTTCGATGTTTGCCAACGGACTTTCTACTATCATTTCCGGTTTCTTTGGCTCAACGCCAAACACCACGTACGGCGAGAACATCGGCGTTATGGCGATTACCCGCGTATACAGCACCTGGGTTATCGGCGGGGCGGCGATCATCGCGATTCTGCTCTCCTGCGTTGGCAAGCTGGCGGCGGCGATCCAGATTATCCCACTGCCGGTAATGGGCGGTGTTTCTCTGCTGCTGTACGGCGTGATCGGGGCATCCGGTATTCGCGTGCTGATCGAATCGAAAGTGGATTACAGCAAAGCGCAAAATCTGATCCTGACGTCCGTTATCCTGATTATCGGTGTGAGCGGTGCCAAAGTGCACATTGGTGCTGCTGAACTCAAAGGAATGGCATTAGCGACGATCGTCGGTATCTGTCTCTCCCTGGTGTTTAAGCTGATAAGCGTACTGCGCCCGGAAGAAGATGTTCTGGATGCTGAAGAAAGCGATCAAACCTCCCATTGA
- a CDS encoding DnaA inactivator Hda: MNAPAQLSLPLYLPDDETFSSFWPGDNPSLLAAVQNVLRQDHSGYIYIWSREGAGRSHLLHAACAELSQRGDAVGYVPLDKRTWFVPEVLEGMEQLSLVCIDNIECVAGDEMWEMAIFNLYNRILESGNTRLLITGDRPPRQLNLGLPDLASRLDWGQIYKLQPLSDEDKLQALQLRARLRGFEMPEDVCRFLLKRLDREMRTLFLTLDQLDHASITAQRKLTIPFVKEILKL; encoded by the coding sequence CTGAACGCACCGGCACAGCTCTCTTTGCCACTGTATCTTCCCGATGATGAAACTTTCTCAAGTTTCTGGCCGGGTGATAACCCTTCTTTACTTGCAGCCGTGCAAAATGTACTGCGGCAGGATCACAGCGGATACATCTATATCTGGTCACGTGAAGGTGCCGGGCGCAGCCATTTGCTGCATGCAGCCTGTGCTGAACTTTCCCAGCGCGGTGATGCGGTAGGCTACGTTCCACTGGATAAGCGGACCTGGTTTGTGCCGGAAGTGCTGGAAGGGATGGAGCAACTTTCTCTGGTCTGTATCGATAATATCGAGTGTGTTGCCGGTGATGAAATGTGGGAGATGGCGATCTTTAATCTCTATAACCGCATTCTTGAGTCGGGCAATACGCGTCTTCTGATCACCGGCGATCGTCCGCCACGCCAGCTGAATCTCGGTTTGCCGGATCTGGCTTCGCGCCTGGATTGGGGGCAAATTTACAAACTTCAGCCGCTTTCCGATGAAGATAAACTCCAGGCGCTACAGCTGCGTGCGCGACTGCGCGGGTTCGAGATGCCGGAAGATGTTTGCCGCTTCCTGCTAAAACGCCTGGATCGTGAAATGCGCACCCTGTTCTTAACGCTTGATCAGCTGGATCACGCCTCGATTACCGCCCAGCGCAAGCTGACCATTCCGTTTGTAAAAGAAATCCTCAAGCTCTAG